From Erigeron canadensis isolate Cc75 chromosome 8, C_canadensis_v1, whole genome shotgun sequence, one genomic window encodes:
- the LOC122610523 gene encoding vegetative cell wall protein gp1-like, with product MTTTHTRIRWMCRLLTPGPDGPYPMIPPPSARATATPSHTVGPTPPPDMPVSVALPSGFTPPITPFIYPAYDAPPATATAPPPSPGHIVLPQSSTSVSTLSDPSTPSALPGFEPVASPAGFETTAPLSPDFATPPESPDHGLQCI from the coding sequence ATGACCACGACACATACTCGTATACGTTGGATGTGTCGTTTGCTGACCCCGGGGCCAGATGGTCCATACCCGATGATACCACCTCCAAGTGCTCGTGCTACTGCTACTCCATCACATACTGTTGGTCCCACTCCTCCCCCAGATATGCCTGTTTCTGTTGCTCTACCATCGGGATTTACTCCTCCTATTACTCCATTTATTTATCCTGCTTATGATGCTCCACCTGCGACTGCTACTGCTCCACCTCCGAGTCCTGGTCATATTGTTCTACCTCAGTCTTCAACTAGTGTGAGTACTCTTAGTGATCCATCGACTCCTTCAGCTCTACCAGGTTTTGAGCCTGTTGCTTCACCAGCGGGTTTTGAGACTACTGCTCCATTGAGTCCTGATTTTGCTACCCCACCGGAGAGTCCTGATCATGGATTGCAATGTATTTGA